A portion of the Eretmochelys imbricata isolate rEreImb1 chromosome 27, rEreImb1.hap1, whole genome shotgun sequence genome contains these proteins:
- the CCDC43 gene encoding coiled-coil domain-containing protein 43 — translation MPEPLRMGREDPSAARVWRLRPARSKMAAPSGGEAAAGSGGFEPWLAGRLDALGLDRAVYATYIQGLLREEESDEERLDALRGVLAACLEEDLLPDVCREIVVKWSEAQNVGVTEKKADEIQAIASMIEKQAQIVVKPKKVSQDEKLRKAALLAQYANVTDEEDGADEQDGSTAAALTIGSEKSLFRNTNVEGVLNARKLERDSLRDESQKKKEQDKHQREKDKLAKQERKEKEKKRTQKGERKR, via the exons ATGCCCGAGCCCCTGCGCATGGGCAGAGAGGACCCCTCGGCGGCCCGCGTGTGGCGCCTTCGACCCGCCCGCTCCAAGATGGCGGCGCCCAGCGGCGGGGAGGCGGCGGCCGGGTCGGGCGGCTTCGAGCCGTGGCTGGCGGGGCGGCTGGACGCGCTGGGGCTGGACCGGGCTGTCTACGCCACCTACATCCAGGGGCTGCTCCGGGAGGAGGAGAGCGACGAGGAGCGGCTGGACGCGCTGCGCGGGGTCCTGGCCGCCTGCCTG GAAGAAGATCTGTTGCCAGATGTCTGCAGGGAAATAGTCGTAAAGTGGTCTGAAGCGCAGAATGTTGGTGTAACAGAAAAGAAAGCAG ATGAGATCCAGGCAATTGCCAGCATGATCGAAAAGCAGGCCCAGATCGTCGTGAAGCCAAAGAAGGTTTCCCAGGACGAGAAGCTGAGGAAAGCTGCCCTCCTGGCCCAGTATGCCAATGTAACAGACGAGGAGGA TGGAGCAGATGAACAGGATGGATCCACTGCAGCAGCACTAACGATTGGATCAGAAAAAT CGCTGTTCCGTAACACAAATGTGGAGGGTGTCTTAAACGCGAGGAAGCTGGAGAGAGATTCTCTGCGGGACGAGTCCCAGAAGAAAAAAGAGCAAGACAAACACCAGCGAGAGAAGGACAAGCTAGCCAAGCAGGAgcggaaggagaaggagaagaagaggacACAGAAGGGCGAGCGGAAGCGATAG